One window from the genome of Gemmatimonadaceae bacterium encodes:
- a CDS encoding XdhC family protein, with product MSNDSLSQFRAFRDREHRVAMATLVSATGSTSSIVGAKTFVGEAGEIVGAVTIGGCLDARAAEASDRVLRTGSAELVDIALADEDAWDLGL from the coding sequence ATGAGCAACGATTCGCTCTCGCAGTTCCGCGCCTTCCGCGACCGCGAGCACCGGGTGGCCATGGCCACCCTGGTGTCGGCCACGGGCTCCACGTCGAGCATCGTGGGCGCCAAGACGTTCGTGGGCGAGGCCGGCGAGATCGTGGGCGCGGTGACGATCGGCGGGTGCCTGGATGCGCGCGCCGCCGAAGCGAGTGACCGCGTGCTGCGTACGGGAAGCGCCGAGTTGGTGGACATCGCGCTCGCCGACGAGGACGCCTGGGATCTGGGGCT